In the Numida meleagris isolate 19003 breed g44 Domestic line chromosome 5, NumMel1.0, whole genome shotgun sequence genome, one interval contains:
- the DYTN gene encoding dystrotelin isoform X4 encodes MSNAIGQLKMNPYWQEAFNDIQSSVYRTALKLRSLQSLCQLDLIDVYLIQHVLSSERRQREKQISLKVQQLSGMLKELFERARLEKPGQVDPRAAKFTLSLLEAMYDRSGTGYIKTRSAAAALIALSGDTPLAKYRAFFEFYAVPDGKKALITRNALRCLRTDLNQIPAIVGESCTLSCVEIATHSCFHGVLNSGIVEEKFLSWLRSGPALLQWLPTCYRLSATEMVSHHVRCRVCKNFPITGLRYRCLKCLNFDLCQVCFFTGRLSRSHKSSHPVVEHCVQMSAKANAKHFLCTVRNNLFQDCCRRKKAQRRKALEIMEEKQFPTHKKIPPPAELSASPFPRCENLPLPVNKPVLESPKFISENRTVMHKSENNSKKPEQGKTKIQVIASFEADVLKMHDSIKSIHNKSRYMKKQFNKWKNKMQFLHNCQEDKSFKIEAKLQSLRASHENLEMELRKMKQEVETMLQSTAHASFSLCQNTMPRDQRVLQERRTQGGLNPVQIKLISRTSTDWKALNHLNSANRIEVLESPEAPATVDFVFSEDPVKSVTLQSDRVFMGRFKKIKDNQTYLPELMENYHSGIIRNTALTPAAMQILPDKKEFCDEVELRQLVMKLTDALSLQAQPDQQSALKKHFFSTAEHVCRCFSDLINQVTLPDWK; translated from the exons AGGCTTTCAATGACATTCAGAGCTCCGTCTACAGAACAGCCCTAAAACTACGCTCACTACAAAGTCTGTGCCAGT tgGATTTGATTGATGTTTATCTGATTCAGCACGTCTTATCAAGTGAACggagacagagggaaaagcagatttctctgaaagtgcagcagctctctggaATGCTGAAGGAGCTGTTTGAAAGGGCAAGATTAGAAAAGCCAGGCCAGGTAGATCCAAGAGCCGCCAAATTCACATTGAGCCTGCTAGAAGCTATGTATGACAG atCTGGAACAGGTTATATTAAAACTagatctgctgcagctgcccttATTGCCCTTTCAGGAGACACTCCACTTGCTAAATACAGAG ctttctttgagTTTTATGCTGTTCCTGATGGGAAGAAGGCCTTGATTACCCGTAATGCTCTGAGATGCCTGCGAACAGACTTGAATCAG ATCCCAGCCATTGTAGGAGAAAGCTGCACTCTGTCTTGTGTGGAGATTGCTACTCACAGCTGTTTCCATGGG gttctGAATTCAGGAATTGTTGAAGAAAAATTCCTGTCTTGGCTGAGATCAGGACCTGCTCTTCTGCAATGGCTCCCTACGTGTTACAGATTGTCTGCCACAGAAATGGTTTCTCACCATGTTAGATGTAGAGTCTGCAAGAATTTCCCCATTACAGGCCTCAG gTATCGCTGTCTGAAGTGCCTGAATTTTGACCTTTGCCAGGTGTGCTTTTTCACTGGCCGTCTCAGCAGATCACATAAGAGTTCACATCCTGTTGTGGAACACTGTGTGCAG ATGTCAGCAAAGGCGAATGCAAAGCACTTTCTCTGCACTGTCAGAAACAACCTGTTTCAagactgctgcagaagaaagaaggctCAGAGAAGAAAGGCTCTGGAGATAATGGAGGAGAAGCAGTTCCCTACTCACAAAAAGATTCC TCCCCCTGCAGAACTCAGTGCTTCACCATTCCCTAGATGTGAAAACCTGCCTCTCCCAGTGAACAAACCTGTTCTGGAATCACCCAAGTTTatatctgaaaacagaacagtaatGCACAAGAGTGAGAATAACAGCAAGAAACCGGAGCAAGGCAAGACAAAAATTCAG GTGATTGCATCTTTTGAAGCAGATGTGTTAAAAATGCACGATTCCATCAAAAGTATTCACAATAAGAGCAG GTACATGAAGAAGCAGTTCaataaatggaagaacaaaatgcaatttcttCATAACTGCCAGGAGGACAAAAGCTTCAAAATAGAGGCAAAACTCCAAAGCCTGAGAGCAAGCCATGAAAACCTGGAAATGGAGCTGCGTAAAATGAAGCAAGAAGTAGAG ACAATGTTACAGTCAACAGCACatgcttcattttcactgtgtCAGAATACAATGCCAAGAGATCAGCGTGTTCTTCAGGAAAGGAGAACGCAGGGTGGGTTAAACCCTGTTCAAATAAAGCTCATTTCCAGAACAAGTACAGATTGGAAAGCTTTGAATCACCTCAACTCTGCAAATAGAATAGAGGTTTTAGAGTCACCTGAGGCTCCTGCTACAGTGGACTTCGTGTTCTCAGAAGACCCAGTGAAGTCAGTGACCTTGCAGAGTGACAGAGTTTTTATGGGAcggtttaaaaaaataaaagataatcAAACATATCTGCCAGAATTGATGGAAAACTACCACAGTGGCATCATAAGGAATACAGCTCTTACTCCCGCTGCAATGCAGATACTACCTGATAAGAAGGAATTCTGTGATGAAGTGGAACTGCGGCAGCTAGTGATGAAATTGACAGATGCATTGTCTCTTCAAGCCCAACCAG aTCAACAATCAGCTTtgaagaagcatttcttctctacAGCTGAACATGTTTGTAGATGCTTCTCTGACCTCATCAACCAGGTAACTTTGCCAGATTGGAAGTGA
- the FAM237A gene encoding uncharacterized protein FAM237A: MDFGNRGRIHCSMRLTYSLLVMGMFCVTTFLCHSQIDPLALGRADPQCWESSSAVLLEMRKPRISDSVSGFWDFMIFLKSSENLKHGALFWDLAQLFWDIYVDCVLSRTHGLGRRQLAEAQQKITTLPSQFTGRNQGMFTHIQRSPVLRKKDLFEDLIKNHVHKSRSTLLGRITGELGKKRKRHI; encoded by the exons ATGGACTTTGGTAACAGAGGGAGAATCCACTGCAGTATGAGGCTCACCTACTCTCTGCTAGTCATGGGAATGTTCTGCGTGACAACTTTCCTCTGTCATAGTCAAATTGATCCGCTGGCTCTTGGGCGAGCAGATCCTCAGTGCTGGGAATCCTCCTCAGCTGTCTTACTGGAGATGAGGAAGCCTCGCATTTCTGACTCTGTCAGTGGCTTTTGGGACTTCATGATCTTCCTGAAATCATCAGAAAACTTGAAACATGGGGCTCTATTCTGGGACCTGGCTCAGCTCTTCTGGGATATCTACGTGGACTGCGTGCTCTCCAGAACCCACGGCCTAGGAAGAAGACAACTTGCAGAAGCTCAACAGAAGATCACTACTCTGCCTTCTCAGTTCACAGGGAGAAACCAAG GGATGTTCACTCATATTCAGAGGTCACCAGTTCTGAGGAAGAAAGACTTGTTTGAAGATTTAATAAAAAACCATGTGCATAAGAGTAGATCTACATTACTTGGAAGAATCACTGGAgaactagggaaaaaaaggaaacgaCACATTTAA